In the Larimichthys crocea isolate SSNF chromosome XXI, L_crocea_2.0, whole genome shotgun sequence genome, one interval contains:
- the LOC104940447 gene encoding SIN3-HDAC complex-associated factor: MFGFHKPKMYRSLDGCCICRAKSSSSRFTDSKRYEKDFRSCFGLSETRSGEICNACVLLVKRWKKLPVGTKKNWNHVVDARGGPSLKITSRPKKIKSISKKARPSQISRLQKELKRSNSDAHSTTSSASPAQSPSYSNLSDDGSDTELSPGSSRSPVFSFLDLTYWKRQKVCCGIIYKGRFGEVLIDPHLFKPCCRNKQRQQQQQEEEEEEEEEEDEEEEEVEVEEGPVGVDVVSRQKSQAEEEVKEMPTCEENERESAQLCVTMTTPPSRSGVVVVEEGW, from the exons ATGTTTGGCTTTCATAAGCCAAAAATGTACAGGAGTTTGGACGGATGCTGCATCTGCCGGGCAAAATCTTCAAGCTCTCGTTTCACAGACAGCAAGAGGTATGAGAAGGACTTCAGGAGCTGTTTTGG ACTGAGTGAAACACGATCTGGAGAAATCTGCAATGCCTGTGTGCTCCTGGTGAAACGATGGAAGAAGCTACCCGTGGGAACCAAGAAGAACTGGAATCAT GTTGTTGATGCCAGAGGAGGTCCCAGCCTAAAGATAACTTCCAGGCCCAAGAAGATAAAGTCCATCTCCAAGAAAGCGCGGCCGAGTCAGATCAGCAGGCTGCAGAAAGAGCTTAAAAGAAGCA ATTCAGATGCCCACAGCACCACATCCAGTGCCTCTCCAGCTCAGTCTCCCAGCTACAGCAATCTGTCAGACGACGGTTCAGATACTGAGCTCAGCCCGGGATCCAGCCGCTCACCTGTTTTCTCATTCCTGGACCTAACTTACTGGAAAAG GCAAAAAGTGTGCTGTGGAATAATCTACAAGGGGCGCTTTGGGGAGGTGCTCATCGACCCCCATTTGTTCAAACCGTGCTGCCGCAACAAGcaacggcagcagcagcaacaagaggaggaggaagaagaagaggaggaggaagacgaggaggaagaagaggtggaggtagAGGAGGGCCCGGTGGGCGTGGATGTCGTCAGCAGGCAGAAATCCCAGGCggaagaggaagtgaaggagATGCCAACGTGTGAGGAAAACGAGAGAGAGTCTGCTCAGCTATGCGTAACCATGACAACGCCTCCGAGTAGGAgcggtgtggtggtggtggaggaagggTGGTGA